From Pelagicoccus albus, the proteins below share one genomic window:
- a CDS encoding glucose-1-phosphate adenylyltransferase, with product MHKKAIAVIMGGGRGSRLYPLTKERCKPAVPLAGKYRLVDIPISNCLNSGINNIYLLTQFNTASLHRHIQETYRFDPFGGGTVDILSAEQTEKGDTWYQGTADAVRQNIHHFTSSDYDYVIILSGDQLYRMDYDKIIEEHIANGAEVTVAAIPFPATNVEGLGLMRVSDSLDVTEFVEKPTDPKIIEGLKIPETIAATLKTKEAEECCLASMGIYVFNRETMIDALDNSMTDFGKEVIPSLLGSSKLKATIFEGYWEDIGTVKAFFDANLQLADPMPQFNFFSRGRPIYSRARYLPASKINRCSINHVIVGDGCIVTDSYLKRCVIGIRSVLREGTRLENVIMMGADSFESAEDRRRNKELGRPDVGVGLNCEIKNAIIDKGARIGDNVKLNPEGKPDMYEKNGVFVRDGVVIVTKGTAVPSNTIF from the coding sequence ATGCATAAAAAAGCGATTGCCGTAATTATGGGAGGCGGGCGTGGATCCCGTCTTTACCCCCTCACTAAAGAACGTTGTAAGCCCGCAGTACCCCTTGCCGGAAAATACCGACTCGTCGATATCCCTATCAGCAATTGCCTCAATTCGGGAATCAATAACATCTACCTCCTCACGCAGTTCAACACTGCATCTCTACACCGCCATATTCAGGAGACCTATCGCTTTGATCCTTTCGGCGGTGGCACGGTGGACATCCTTTCCGCTGAACAAACAGAAAAGGGCGACACTTGGTATCAAGGCACTGCTGACGCGGTCCGCCAGAACATCCACCACTTCACGAGCAGCGACTACGACTATGTAATTATCCTATCTGGAGACCAGCTCTACCGGATGGATTATGACAAGATTATCGAAGAGCATATCGCAAACGGAGCGGAAGTCACGGTCGCCGCCATCCCGTTTCCGGCGACCAATGTGGAGGGTCTTGGCTTGATGCGTGTTTCCGACTCTTTGGACGTCACAGAGTTCGTCGAAAAGCCAACGGACCCCAAGATCATCGAAGGACTGAAAATTCCTGAGACTATCGCTGCGACTCTGAAGACCAAAGAGGCAGAGGAATGCTGTCTCGCATCGATGGGTATCTACGTTTTCAATCGTGAGACCATGATCGACGCCTTGGACAACTCCATGACCGATTTTGGCAAGGAGGTCATCCCGTCATTGCTTGGCTCCTCCAAACTTAAGGCCACGATTTTCGAAGGCTACTGGGAGGATATTGGAACCGTTAAGGCATTCTTCGATGCTAACCTCCAGTTGGCAGACCCCATGCCTCAGTTCAATTTCTTCTCGCGTGGTCGGCCGATCTATTCGAGAGCCCGTTATTTGCCTGCCAGCAAGATCAACCGTTGCTCGATCAACCATGTTATCGTCGGCGATGGCTGTATCGTGACGGACTCTTACCTCAAACGCTGCGTAATTGGAATTCGCTCGGTACTCCGAGAGGGAACCAGGCTCGAAAACGTAATTATGATGGGCGCTGACTCTTTCGAGAGCGCGGAGGACAGACGCAGGAACAAAGAATTGGGCCGGCCAGATGTTGGCGTGGGGCTCAATTGCGAAATCAAGAACGCGATCATAGACAAGGGAGCCCGCATTGGCGACAACGTGAAGCTCAATCCAGAAGGTAAGCCGGACATGTATGAGAAGAACGGTGTCTTCGTAAGGGATGGGGTTGTGATCGTCACTAAAGGCACGGCCGTTCCTTCAAATACGATATTCTAA
- a CDS encoding universal stress protein: protein MKILVCIDGSQYSQSCCEYAAWVADRLQASIDIVYVTDLRQFEVPFVADLSGSLGLQPYQSIMGELQQLEDRKATLILDQAEATLSEAGYKGEIVRIHKTGFLVDSLSDLEASCELIVLGKRGENANFAAEHLGSTMERVVRASKRPCLIASRAFSPVEKVLLAYENVPSCNAAVEYFCNSSSFSDVELHLASVAKKDNESALLSELKEVEDKFSSRGINVVCQMLHGAVAPALADYASEKGIGMLAMGAYGHSRIRHLVIGSTTTEILRDCKLPTLLFR from the coding sequence ATGAAAATCTTAGTCTGCATCGATGGTTCCCAGTACTCCCAAAGTTGTTGCGAATATGCGGCATGGGTGGCTGATCGATTGCAGGCTTCGATCGACATTGTGTATGTGACGGATCTTCGCCAATTCGAGGTCCCGTTTGTTGCAGACCTAAGTGGAAGTTTAGGTCTGCAGCCTTACCAGTCCATAATGGGCGAGCTGCAGCAGCTGGAGGACCGGAAGGCTACGTTGATTCTGGATCAAGCGGAAGCGACTTTATCGGAAGCAGGGTACAAGGGCGAGATTGTCCGTATCCACAAAACAGGTTTCCTCGTTGATTCTCTCAGTGACCTAGAAGCTTCCTGCGAGCTGATCGTACTTGGCAAGCGTGGCGAGAATGCCAATTTCGCGGCCGAACATCTTGGTTCAACGATGGAGCGCGTCGTGAGAGCATCCAAGCGACCTTGCCTAATCGCCTCTCGCGCATTCTCACCAGTCGAAAAAGTGCTCCTCGCCTATGAAAACGTGCCCTCCTGCAACGCTGCGGTAGAGTATTTTTGCAATTCGAGTAGTTTTTCGGATGTGGAATTGCACCTAGCGAGTGTAGCGAAGAAGGACAACGAATCGGCCTTGCTTAGCGAACTCAAGGAGGTCGAGGACAAGTTTTCCTCCCGTGGCATAAACGTTGTTTGCCAAATGTTGCATGGAGCAGTGGCTCCAGCCTTGGCTGATTACGCGAGTGAAAAGGGAATCGGCATGCTCGCTATGGGCGCCTACGGCCATTCGCGCATCCGGCATTTGGTGATCGGCAGCACGACCACGGAAATCTTAAGAGATTGTAAGTTGCCGACCTTATTATTCCGTTAG
- a CDS encoding acylphosphatase, translating into MKISDDSFYLNAYFSGHVQGVGFRYSVSQLAKGFEVTGFVKNLVDGRVELEVEGRESECRQLVAAIVDELDSFVRKTEISDGIRAKQFTTFRIA; encoded by the coding sequence ATGAAAATTTCCGATGATTCGTTCTATCTAAATGCCTATTTTTCGGGTCATGTGCAGGGTGTTGGTTTTCGCTACTCGGTTTCGCAGCTTGCCAAAGGATTTGAGGTGACTGGATTTGTAAAAAACCTAGTGGACGGCAGGGTGGAGCTGGAAGTAGAGGGCCGTGAGTCCGAGTGTCGCCAACTCGTAGCCGCCATTGTGGACGAGCTGGATTCCTTTGTCCGTAAAACAGAAATTTCAGACGGAATCAGGGCCAAGCAATTCACTACTTTCAGGATCGCCTAG
- a CDS encoding ABC transporter ATP-binding protein, whose amino-acid sequence MEPSKSVIALESVTKDFSLAGKGRVLRALDKVSLSIPANSVFGLLGPNGSGKSTTIRLILGLCKPSSGCVKVLGSDPLDANARRKMAYLPDSPHYHRFLTARELMRFFGKLIGLNSKLREISSRDLLVRFGLEEAMDRRIGTFSKGMLQRLGFAQALLGDPEVIVLDEPTAGVDPVGTSLVGEFVGQLKKDGKTVVLSSHSLAQLEGICDRIGILNKGRLLASGLVSDLLKDDKAQNLRVEGLDTESIQGLRDYVESKGGNLEFCNGSLEDLFRNLVAKDEKERLAP is encoded by the coding sequence TTGGAGCCCTCAAAATCAGTCATAGCTCTAGAGAGCGTTACGAAGGATTTTTCTCTAGCCGGGAAGGGGCGTGTCTTGCGGGCATTGGATAAGGTCAGTCTCTCTATTCCGGCGAATTCCGTTTTTGGACTTCTGGGCCCTAACGGATCCGGCAAAAGTACGACAATCCGGCTGATTCTGGGCCTCTGCAAACCGAGTTCCGGTTGTGTCAAAGTTCTGGGATCGGATCCGCTCGATGCGAATGCTCGCCGGAAGATGGCTTACTTGCCGGATTCACCGCACTACCATCGTTTTTTGACAGCCAGAGAACTGATGCGGTTCTTTGGAAAGCTAATTGGCCTGAATTCGAAACTGCGGGAAATTTCCTCACGGGACCTACTTGTTCGATTCGGATTAGAAGAGGCGATGGATCGCAGGATCGGGACGTTTTCGAAAGGCATGCTACAGCGTCTTGGTTTTGCCCAGGCTCTGCTGGGCGATCCGGAAGTAATCGTCTTGGATGAACCCACCGCTGGGGTCGATCCTGTAGGAACCAGCTTGGTGGGCGAGTTTGTCGGCCAGCTGAAGAAAGACGGAAAAACGGTGGTCCTCAGTTCTCACTCCCTCGCTCAGCTTGAGGGAATTTGTGATCGAATTGGAATCCTGAACAAGGGGCGTCTACTCGCCTCCGGACTTGTTTCGGATTTGCTGAAGGATGATAAGGCTCAAAATCTGAGAGTTGAGGGATTGGATACCGAGTCGATTCAGGGATTAAGGGATTACGTGGAGTCGAAAGGTGGAAATCTAGAGTTTTGCAACGGAAGTCTAGAAGACCTTTTCAGGAATCTCGTCGCGAAGGACGAAAAAGAAAGGTTGGCTCCGTGA
- a CDS encoding ABC transporter permease subunit has protein sequence MTDSLGRISALAGNTFRNAVRMRLFLVLSLVGLASLAAGFYFREFNLGSAELRFIADFGFGSISLFGSIATIVVGVQLVYGDIENKTVLPVLAKPVSRGEFVIGKLAGAWATACCFVFILTVSLLLALWIRESQIALSADEGAITSERVSYAGVLLFAAAQCIRFLILSAATVFLSSYASSSLFAVFASMGVWILGQLRGSLPNLVESGQDTVFSVSGVLSLLVPDLSQFDLGAALFDGSAFGAASLWGLLAYALAYTFVYSVLAVLVLKNREF, from the coding sequence GTGACCGACTCGCTTGGAAGGATCTCCGCCCTCGCAGGAAACACCTTTCGCAATGCGGTGCGGATGCGGCTTTTTTTGGTCTTGTCCCTGGTGGGACTGGCTTCACTCGCGGCAGGCTTCTATTTCCGGGAGTTCAATTTGGGGAGCGCGGAGTTGCGCTTCATTGCTGATTTCGGATTTGGGTCGATTTCCCTATTCGGTTCGATCGCGACTATTGTAGTGGGTGTTCAGCTAGTGTACGGGGATATTGAAAACAAGACCGTGCTGCCTGTTTTGGCCAAACCCGTGTCCAGAGGGGAATTCGTGATCGGGAAATTGGCTGGAGCGTGGGCTACGGCCTGTTGTTTTGTTTTTATTCTGACTGTTTCGCTCCTACTTGCTTTGTGGATTCGAGAGTCGCAAATCGCCTTGTCCGCTGATGAAGGAGCCATTACCAGTGAGCGTGTTAGTTACGCGGGCGTTTTGTTATTTGCCGCCGCCCAATGTATCCGATTCCTAATACTCTCGGCTGCAACCGTCTTCTTATCGAGTTACGCGAGCTCTTCGCTTTTTGCCGTTTTTGCCAGCATGGGAGTTTGGATACTCGGCCAGCTTCGTGGTTCTCTGCCCAACTTGGTCGAAAGTGGTCAGGACACAGTGTTTTCGGTATCCGGTGTTTTATCACTCCTGGTGCCTGACCTTAGCCAATTCGATTTGGGGGCTGCTCTGTTCGACGGATCAGCGTTTGGTGCGGCGTCATTATGGGGGCTACTGGCTTACGCATTAGCTTACACTTTTGTCTATTCGGTGCTCGCTGTCCTAGTGTTGAAGAATCGTGAGTTTTAA
- a CDS encoding tetratricopeptide repeat protein, which produces MSFKLQLFTLWFSLSVFAGVVTRPLLPNQWQGGSHETQELASIESGLGGGVTLAALGGYRSIAANFVWLKMYDDWRFRRESDVLEKMELAVSLNPSVVYFWLDGARIIANDMPVWVVGDEEMDSLFDDSSEEGRSVRVEYAKQAIAFLDRAPESISSDYRIPLEKGIVYWKRLQDLDNAIVCFKEAADVEGSPYFVARVCAELLYRNDQKEDAYEYLSEEYEKLPDGDERAMKPIIAKKLEELKKELGR; this is translated from the coding sequence GTGAGTTTTAAACTTCAATTGTTCACGCTCTGGTTTTCGCTCTCCGTCTTTGCGGGAGTCGTGACTCGTCCATTATTACCGAACCAATGGCAGGGGGGCAGCCATGAAACGCAGGAGCTCGCTTCTATCGAGTCAGGCTTGGGAGGTGGTGTGACTCTAGCAGCCCTTGGCGGCTATCGGAGTATCGCAGCTAATTTTGTCTGGCTCAAGATGTACGATGATTGGAGGTTCAGAAGAGAGTCCGATGTTCTAGAGAAAATGGAGCTCGCTGTATCTCTCAATCCAAGCGTGGTCTATTTCTGGCTGGATGGGGCACGGATCATCGCGAATGACATGCCGGTATGGGTGGTCGGCGACGAAGAGATGGACTCTTTGTTCGACGATTCAAGCGAAGAGGGCCGCTCGGTCCGGGTGGAGTATGCAAAGCAAGCGATAGCGTTTCTCGACAGAGCTCCTGAATCGATCTCATCCGATTACAGGATCCCGCTGGAAAAAGGGATCGTCTATTGGAAGCGTCTTCAGGATCTGGATAACGCGATCGTTTGTTTTAAAGAGGCTGCGGATGTTGAAGGTTCGCCTTATTTTGTGGCACGCGTTTGTGCGGAGCTTCTTTATCGCAACGATCAAAAGGAAGACGCTTACGAGTATTTGTCGGAGGAATACGAGAAGTTGCCGGATGGAGATGAGCGGGCCATGAAGCCGATTATCGCTAAAAAGCTTGAGGAATTGAAAAAGGAGCTCGGCCGCTAG
- the cysC gene encoding adenylyl-sulfate kinase, giving the protein MSENLHPISDRLLTQADREASLGQKGKVIWLCGLSGSGKSTLAIALEKTLHQAGRHVYVLDGDNIRTGLNAGLGFSSEDRQENIRRIAEVSKLFADAGMITINSFITPTESLRAMAREIVGKDNLIEVYVKASFETCKKRDVKGLYKKVEQGLVPDFTGKDSGFEEPVQTDLVIDTEAETVEESLAKLVDFVSPTVGPDA; this is encoded by the coding sequence ATGAGCGAGAATTTACACCCAATTTCGGACAGATTGCTAACGCAAGCGGACAGAGAAGCCTCCCTCGGACAAAAGGGAAAAGTCATCTGGCTTTGTGGCCTTTCGGGCTCAGGAAAAAGTACTTTGGCCATCGCTTTAGAGAAGACTTTGCATCAAGCAGGTAGGCACGTGTACGTGCTCGATGGTGACAATATTCGCACCGGGTTAAACGCTGGACTGGGTTTTAGTTCAGAGGATCGTCAGGAAAACATCCGTCGTATTGCGGAAGTCTCCAAACTATTCGCGGATGCGGGGATGATCACCATAAACTCTTTTATTACTCCTACGGAGTCTTTGCGCGCCATGGCTCGGGAAATCGTAGGTAAAGACAATCTAATCGAAGTTTACGTGAAAGCGTCTTTCGAGACTTGCAAGAAGCGAGATGTGAAGGGGCTCTACAAGAAAGTAGAGCAGGGGCTGGTTCCCGATTTCACCGGCAAGGATTCAGGATTCGAAGAGCCTGTCCAAACGGATTTGGTCATAGACACAGAAGCAGAAACAGTTGAGGAATCACTTGCAAAGCTAGTTGACTTTGTCAGCCCCACGGTCGGTCCGGACGCATAG
- a CDS encoding HAD family hydrolase: protein MTYDVGFIFDWDGVVVDSSKQHAESWDIMSEREGLPLFDGHFKMGFGKRNEVIIPEILKWATEPDEVARLAFLKEETYRSIVKKSGLQPLPGVAAFLKSLIDNGQRRVVGSSTPRANIEAVTDIIGLAGCFEGVVAAEDVSRGKPDPEVFLKAADLISMKPERCVVFEDSFSGIEAGLAAGMTVVGIATTNPLASLVEAGVALAVESFEELNLERVASLIVNQ from the coding sequence ATGACCTATGATGTTGGATTCATTTTCGACTGGGACGGAGTCGTGGTCGACTCTTCCAAGCAGCATGCCGAAAGCTGGGATATTATGTCGGAGCGGGAAGGGCTACCCCTGTTCGACGGACATTTTAAGATGGGCTTTGGCAAAAGAAACGAGGTCATCATTCCCGAAATACTTAAATGGGCAACCGAACCAGATGAAGTTGCGAGGCTCGCCTTCCTAAAAGAAGAGACTTATCGGAGCATTGTTAAGAAATCAGGACTGCAGCCTCTCCCCGGGGTGGCCGCCTTTCTTAAGAGCCTTATCGATAACGGCCAAAGAAGAGTCGTCGGCTCGTCCACACCACGGGCTAATATCGAAGCTGTTACCGATATAATTGGCCTAGCAGGTTGTTTCGAGGGTGTCGTGGCGGCGGAGGACGTTTCGCGCGGCAAACCCGACCCGGAGGTTTTTCTCAAAGCTGCCGACCTGATCTCGATGAAGCCAGAGCGCTGCGTCGTATTTGAGGATTCGTTTTCGGGGATCGAGGCGGGGCTCGCCGCGGGTATGACCGTTGTGGGAATTGCTACTACAAATCCACTGGCATCACTCGTTGAAGCTGGCGTCGCTCTTGCTGTAGAAAGCTTCGAAGAACTTAATTTGGAGCGAGTTGCCTCTTTGATCGTCAATCAATAG
- a CDS encoding dicarboxylate/amino acid:cation symporter, producing MDISNSKLTRNILVAMVAGFVLGIGLNLLGLQEQAFVRDQILNGALGVVGDIFIRSLKLLVVPLVFVSLVCGTAAMDDVRKLGKIGVKTVALYLLTTCIAISIAMILAFVFKPGVGVETSGAEDYVATEAPTIWQVITDMFPTNPVEAMAAGNMLQIIVFSVLFGLAMVVSGEPGQRILRVFEDLNEIVLKLVSILMLIAPFGVFAKITIVFAKEGGGAIVELGKYFLLVILVLIVHAVVVYPTLLKLLSGLSPIQFLKNFYKVQIFAFSTASSNATLPITLETMEKKMGVDNSVASFTIPLGATINMDGTAIMQGVATVFIAQISGVDLTISQLLMVVVTATLASIGTAGVPGVGLVMLAMVLNQVGLPVEKISLIVGIDRILDMVRTAVNVTGDAAVTCIVAKSENQMDVASYDADPNSVG from the coding sequence ATGGACATCTCTAATTCAAAGTTAACGCGTAACATCCTCGTCGCCATGGTGGCTGGTTTCGTTCTTGGCATCGGGCTCAATCTTCTGGGACTGCAAGAGCAAGCCTTCGTCCGAGATCAGATTCTAAATGGAGCGCTCGGGGTGGTTGGCGATATCTTTATCCGCTCCTTGAAATTGCTAGTGGTTCCTCTGGTTTTTGTCTCGCTCGTTTGCGGAACAGCCGCAATGGACGATGTTCGAAAGCTGGGGAAAATCGGGGTGAAGACGGTCGCTCTTTATCTGCTTACCACCTGTATCGCTATTTCGATAGCGATGATCCTCGCCTTCGTATTCAAACCCGGTGTCGGGGTTGAGACGAGTGGAGCAGAAGATTACGTCGCGACTGAAGCTCCCACGATTTGGCAGGTCATAACGGATATGTTCCCGACCAATCCGGTGGAAGCGATGGCGGCGGGCAATATGCTGCAGATTATCGTGTTTTCTGTCTTATTTGGTTTAGCGATGGTTGTATCCGGCGAGCCAGGACAGCGTATTTTGCGCGTGTTTGAAGATCTGAACGAAATTGTCCTCAAGCTGGTTTCCATTTTGATGTTGATCGCTCCCTTCGGTGTATTCGCCAAGATTACGATCGTTTTCGCCAAAGAAGGTGGAGGAGCGATTGTAGAGCTCGGTAAGTATTTCCTTTTGGTTATCTTGGTTCTGATTGTCCATGCGGTGGTCGTATATCCGACTCTTTTGAAGCTGCTTAGCGGTCTTAGCCCTATCCAGTTTCTGAAGAATTTCTACAAGGTGCAGATATTCGCTTTCAGTACTGCGAGTAGTAATGCGACCTTGCCAATCACTCTCGAAACCATGGAGAAAAAGATGGGCGTGGATAATTCGGTCGCTTCGTTTACCATTCCTTTGGGAGCGACCATCAACATGGATGGAACCGCGATTATGCAAGGGGTTGCCACTGTTTTTATCGCTCAGATATCCGGGGTGGACTTGACGATTAGTCAGTTGCTGATGGTTGTTGTGACAGCGACTTTGGCTTCTATCGGTACGGCTGGGGTCCCTGGGGTGGGGCTTGTTATGCTCGCTATGGTCCTGAATCAAGTGGGATTGCCAGTGGAAAAGATAAGCCTGATCGTCGGGATTGACCGGATCCTGGATATGGTTCGCACGGCAGTTAACGTGACAGGCGACGCGGCAGTAACCTGTATTGTGGCGAAAAGCGAAAATCAGATGGATGTTGCAAGTTATGATGCCGATCCGAATTCGGTCGGCTGA
- the uvrB gene encoding excinuclease ABC subunit UvrB: MGLFKLNADYQPTGDQPAAIETLVESIKDGNKFQTLLGVTGSGKTFSMANIIAELDRPALIISHNKTLAAQLYSEFKRFFPENAVEYFVSYYDYYQPEAYVPSSDTFIEKDSSINDEIDRLRISTTSSLISRRDVIVVASVSCIYGLGSPEDFQELMIPLRIGEELGRENLLNGLIEILYERNDISLERGRFRVRGDVVDVMPAYLEKGLRIEFWGDEVERLSEFDPLTGKVIQELDQFNLYPANQFVTTREKMEGAVERVKQELKERVAKFESKGQLLEAQRISMRTNYDLEMMREVGFCNGIENYSMHLSGRTPGERPFCLIDFFQKDFLLFVDESHVTIPQIGAMYAGDRSRKTTLVEYGFRLPSALENRPMNFQEFMEVTGQTVYVTATPAKFEKEKSAVVAEQIIRPTGLLDPVITIRPTKGQVEDLISEIRLAIEAGERVLVTTLTKRLSEDITAFLREKDISVEYLHSDIDALERVEILRRLRAGKFDVLVGINLLREGLDLPEVALVAILDADKEGFLRSETSLVQTAGRAARHEKGRVIFYADVETDSIRRTMEIAEYRRSKQIEYNEAHGIIPRSVNRGDQQSLRELMEEEEKDIASMVGEDDDVQAVIDELTVEMDEAAAKLEFEKAALLRDQIESLKSGDASGPSGKKSGYGRKGRRR; the protein is encoded by the coding sequence ATGGGACTTTTCAAGCTCAACGCGGACTATCAGCCTACGGGGGATCAACCAGCCGCGATCGAGACGCTTGTCGAATCGATCAAGGATGGGAACAAATTTCAGACTTTGTTGGGAGTTACCGGTTCCGGGAAGACTTTTTCCATGGCAAATATAATCGCCGAGCTGGACCGGCCGGCCTTGATTATATCTCACAATAAAACGCTAGCTGCTCAGCTGTATTCGGAATTTAAGCGCTTTTTCCCTGAGAACGCGGTCGAATACTTTGTTAGCTATTACGACTATTATCAGCCGGAAGCCTATGTCCCGTCCTCTGATACTTTTATCGAAAAAGACTCGTCGATAAACGATGAGATAGACCGTCTTCGTATATCAACTACAAGTAGCTTGATCAGTCGTCGGGACGTTATCGTAGTCGCGAGTGTCTCCTGTATTTATGGCCTCGGTTCGCCGGAGGACTTCCAGGAGTTGATGATACCATTGAGGATCGGCGAGGAGCTGGGACGTGAGAATCTCTTGAATGGGCTCATTGAAATCCTTTACGAGCGTAATGATATCAGTCTGGAGCGAGGCCGTTTTAGGGTCCGCGGAGATGTCGTCGATGTGATGCCGGCTTATCTGGAGAAAGGACTGCGTATTGAGTTTTGGGGAGACGAAGTGGAGCGCTTATCCGAGTTTGACCCGCTTACTGGCAAAGTGATTCAGGAGTTGGATCAGTTTAATTTGTATCCAGCTAATCAATTCGTGACGACCCGTGAGAAAATGGAAGGGGCCGTCGAGCGAGTGAAGCAAGAGCTTAAGGAGCGTGTAGCGAAATTCGAATCCAAGGGGCAGCTTCTTGAGGCGCAGCGCATCAGCATGCGGACGAACTACGACCTGGAGATGATGCGGGAGGTTGGGTTTTGTAATGGCATTGAAAACTATTCGATGCACCTCTCTGGCCGCACCCCGGGGGAACGGCCATTTTGCCTGATAGATTTCTTCCAAAAGGACTTTCTCCTTTTTGTGGACGAAAGCCATGTGACCATTCCGCAAATCGGGGCTATGTACGCGGGAGATAGGTCTAGAAAGACGACTTTGGTGGAATATGGGTTCCGGTTACCCTCCGCCTTGGAAAACAGACCTATGAACTTTCAGGAGTTTATGGAGGTGACAGGGCAAACTGTTTACGTAACCGCGACGCCGGCTAAATTCGAAAAGGAGAAGAGTGCGGTGGTGGCGGAACAAATTATCCGACCCACCGGCTTACTCGATCCTGTTATTACCATTCGTCCCACGAAGGGTCAGGTCGAAGATCTCATCTCGGAAATCCGATTAGCCATCGAGGCGGGAGAGCGAGTTTTGGTGACCACTTTAACGAAGAGACTCAGCGAAGACATTACGGCCTTCTTGCGTGAGAAGGATATCAGCGTGGAATACCTGCATTCGGACATCGATGCGTTGGAGCGAGTCGAGATCCTTCGGCGTCTGAGAGCTGGGAAATTCGATGTATTGGTCGGGATCAATTTGCTGCGCGAGGGTTTGGATTTGCCCGAGGTCGCGTTGGTCGCGATTTTGGACGCCGACAAGGAAGGTTTCCTCCGTAGCGAAACCAGTCTGGTACAAACCGCTGGTCGGGCGGCGAGGCACGAGAAAGGCCGCGTCATCTTTTACGCCGATGTGGAAACTGATTCCATCAGGCGAACCATGGAGATCGCTGAGTACCGACGATCGAAGCAGATCGAGTACAACGAGGCTCATGGAATTATTCCAAGAAGCGTTAATCGTGGCGACCAGCAGAGCTTGCGAGAGCTCATGGAGGAAGAGGAAAAGGATATCGCCTCCATGGTGGGAGAGGATGACGATGTACAGGCCGTCATCGATGAACTGACCGTCGAAATGGATGAAGCTGCTGCGAAACTGGAATTTGAAAAGGCGGCTTTGTTGCGGGACCAGATCGAGTCCTTGAAATCTGGCGACGCGAGCGGTCCCTCGGGCAAGAAATCAGGCTACGGTCGTAAAGGCAGAAGACGCTAG